The Lolium rigidum isolate FL_2022 chromosome 1, APGP_CSIRO_Lrig_0.1, whole genome shotgun sequence region CTTCCCTTCTGACCAAGCACGATGGGCCGCTTAAGTTTGCACGTGGCCATTGAGTTTAACCCTGACATAGGCCCAACTTATGTGTATCCCCACGGCCCATGTAATCTGTACCAACAGCCCAATACTACCCGGTCCATTCCTCTGTACCGACCCAAGGAAACGCGCTATATAAAATCCCCGATCCCCACCTAGGGTTCCTCTTCTCCCTCCACAACCGCCGCCGCGAACCCTCAGCGCCCTCGCCCTCCaagcctccgccgccgcagctccgccGCCTCAGCTCCGCCGTCGACATGGGTAAACCTCCAATCTCCGACCGCACCCTTCTTCACCTTCATACCTCATTCATGTCCTGACGTGATTCTGCTTCTGCCCGTGCGTTCGTGACGCGCAGGTAAGGTTCACGGATCGCTGGCTCGTGCCGGGAAGGTGCGCGGGCAGACCCCCAAGGTCGCCAAGCAGGACAAGAAGAAGCAGCCCCGCGGCCGCGCCCACAAGAGGATCCAGTACAACCGCCGCTTCGTCACCGCCGTCGTCGGCTTCGGCAAGAAGCGCGGCCCCAACTCCTCCGAGAAGTAGATGCGCGTGACGGGTTAATTAAAGAAGCTTCTCTTTCCTTGCACTAGTTTCCTCTCGTGTTTGTCTTTGCGCAAGAAGATGGAAGAAGAACCGTACTTACTGTTTTGGCTCGTGTAATGGATTGAGATGGAACTCATGTGTTAAGTATGCCTGCTTCATTTTAGTTGAGAATTTGAGATATGGTGTTATGGGTTGATTGCTTCAATTTGCTTATGCTTGCATCTCCCTGGTGTGCTATATGCTAAATTGTTCCTATGCTTGTTCTTTGCGGTTTATCTGTTCATGGTTAAGGCGTACCTGCAATTACTAAATTCTGTGTCAAACTAGACTTTGCAGCTGTACGTTTCATGCTAGTTCTAGCATTCATAGCTTAAGTTATTAACATCCATTTTCCATTAGTAAATGTTTCGTTGTCTGGTCAATGATGACTAGCGGGCGTGCTTTGCATAATTCTCTGCATATTTGGGTAGGCTCATTTGGCGAAGTAGTTGTCTAACAGTGAAATAGGGCAGCAATTTCTTTGACTGAATTCTTGTTTAGAATCTAGAAACTGACATGCAGTATAGTTTATGGCTAGGGAAGCTCCATTCGTGTTTACCTGTTTGATTGAAAATTAGAAGGCAGAAATGCGGTGTAGTTTGTTGGGGAAAGTTAGCCCTGTAATTTGTAACATCAAATCATGTACTGTATGTCAATACTTGATCCTGCAACATCCCTTAGTAAGATTGTTGTTTCTCAAGTGCAGTGTATGATGGAGATAACTGGTACTTCGCATTAGCCCTACAAGATAAAATGAATTAGAGTTCTGGAACCGATCACCGGAACCTCCTAACATGAGTGACCATCTCATATTTGTTGTCTGGGTGTTATGTGATTAGCGCAGCTTCATTGGTTTAGGTGCACTTCTTCTGACAGCATATCTAGAGGTTACTAATTATGGTTTGTTGTGCGTTCCGAAGGAGGCTCAGATTTGTCCAGTTGACACCAGAACGTAGGCCTGTTAGTAGTTAGAGGCAATGCTTGCGCTGCTATTGTCACTGATGCCTGTTGGTCTTTGAACTCTGATATATATAATCTGTCTAAGCCGTGGGTGTACTTCGCTGTTTTCTTAGTTATACTCTGCAAGCGCCTTGTGTTTGGAATAAATACTTGGTGTCACAAGTGGATCTGTACCTATATGGATCTTGATAGCAGCGAGCAATGTTTTGCTGTTACCTTCCTGAATCCTAGGATTTGAATCAATGATGCAACAAAGTTTTTTCTGAAAGTGAAGTATTACAAAACTGAAGTATTTTTGCGTATAGGGAAAAATACTGCAGATTCTTGATACTATAGTTGTCTGTATCATTTCTTTTGACATATAGATGTGTGCATGGCTATTGCATGCGTGGTTGTTGGGATCTGCACGAAACTATGACAACAAGAGGCCAGTTCATACGGAGATACTGCTGAAGTGCTGAGTGCCAGCCTACTTATCGATGTATGCCCATATAGAGACACGTTGACTGATAATGTTACCGCAAAGTCCCACTGCTCCGTCCTGCCTGCGGCAACGAGCGCCGCCACCAAAGTCCCGCACAGATCGGCTGCAAGGAGATCAAGCGCTTCTACACAAACTCCctcgccggccggccgccggaCCAAACCAACGGAAATAGATAATGGATGAAAGATAAAGGTCTTTAACTCTTTCTCCTTTGCTTATGGCTGAAGCGATCTGATTGTCAAGAATATAGGACAGTGTTTTTCATCTCTTTCCCCGTTTTAGAAAAAAGAGGTCTGAAGTTGTTTTTGCAACACTTCAAAAATACCACAGTTTCAGGGATACTAAAGTATTAGTACTGCAGTTTTTACTTTTTAGTCGTAGCCAAACACATCAAAGTATTTGAAACCGtggtattttttaaaaaaaactgtgGTATCTTACAAGTACTTCGAAAGAACTTTGCTGCCAAACTGAGGTCAGGAGCTTGCTGATCATCCTTGTGCGGCGCTGTGCCTTCCTGCTGCATGTTTGTTGTGTCAGCTGAGAGCAATGGAAACCCCAGCTTGTCTTAGGCAGAGGTTCCTCGGCCTGATAGAACGCGGCTCCAGAACTGATTACCAGATACGAACTAATCTAGTTACTCTGGTGCGTATGTGATATTGGCCAAACTTGCCTGTCGTTGTAGGATTGAATCTGCTCACGTGTTCTCAGAAAACCCTCCTCTTGTTCTCGCTGCGATCTGGTGGAGGCACGGGGACACCAGCACGGCAGCACGGTGGCCGGTGGTCTATCTCGCTCCTGACAACATCCGTCCAGGATTCCTTGCACGGCAGCCATGTTCCCCTAGCTAGCCATTGCCTATACAGCGCTTGTTCTTATTTCCCCAgccgctcctctcctccataCGGACGTGTCCAGCCGCGCGCCTACAACTTTTCGGTGGCAAATCACGTCGCTTTGACAATCGCTGCCACCACTATCAGACCGTGGTGATCTGACCAGGAGACGCCTGAAATCCAATTACTTTACAGCGTTTGGTCTGTCTGTTGTctgaaatccaacaagggattctACATGCACTTCACAAGCTCTTCACAACACATTACATTTTGAGCTATCGGATTATACTCATCTCGGATTCATCAAAATACTAGCACATAGTCTGAAAAACTTTCATCCTGCATCACGTGCAAATATATCTCTTGATCAAATTTCAAATAAGCAGAATACTATAGATTAAAACTATTTATTATAACAAGCCATCGACACAAATTTGGAGGTTTCTCGaagtaaagtaaaaaaaaaacttgagGTGACGCAGAATGAGGCGCGTGCACAAGCCGAGAGTTGCGTCTAGACTTTTTCGTGTTGGGTTCTACGCAAAGGATAAAACTGATTTCACTCGGCCGAAAATCAACTTATTTTTTAATCACCTGATGTCATCCCGTGTTGCAGCTTATGACTTGATTATTTTGCAACCAATGGTCTAGAAGTAAGCCGGGGTAGAATTGGTGAAACCGTCTGAGTTTGGCAAAATCTTTGCACGAAAATAATACAGTTTCAGGGATAATACAGTTGTGCACATGAATCAAGACGCAGCCAATGGACTAGAAGTAGAACAAATCACAAAGCAATCAAACCTGTATTATTTTTACTGTTTAAAAAATCGtccgagataccgatttatcggccgatttatcgtgaatcgggtggtaaccgataagattttggcATCTTGGCTAATTTATCGCGCaccgatatttcggccgattttCAACCCGATGACCGATATTTTGGCCGGTTTTGAGCGAAATTTCGCTGAAATTTGGCATACCAGTCGATATTTTCGTTCTCTAGTCTTGTAGAACTATGCATTAGCTCAAAATTTCCATTTTTATtaattcaaatgcaaggaatcaaggtaatacttttGTTCAATTCTTCAATATTATCTAtacatagcatattatagaaaatttagtgtcaAAAATTAGTACTTACAAAAAATTAAACCGATAAATGATCgatcgataaaatcgattaatcgtccGGTAAGTTAGCGAttcacgatttcttgaacattgattATTTTGCAACCCAATTGCCAAATCATCGCTAGCACACGCTACGAAGCAATCCAATGGTCCGAGATGTTTTTCTCGGCTGCAATCTCCGTGCAAGTAGTAAGATCTCAGTTGTAACCTTGTTTGTAACAAGAAAAATTTCAGTTACCACCAATATTGCAACTCATGGTGCACATGAATCAAGACGCAGCCAATGGTCTAGAAGTAAGCCGGGGTAGAATTGGCGAAACCGTCTGAGTTTGGCAAAATCTTCGCAGGAAAACATGGTAGCCTACATGCCTCCCGCACCCAACCCTCCCGCACCCGCACCCAACCCTCCCTCATGCACCCGActttcccgccgccgccgccggaagcgccgccgggcaaagcccgcgtggcatggcggtggcggtggttctCCTCATGTTGCGTGGGGAGGTGGCGGCCAGGACCTGCCTTGACGCTGGCGGCGGAGGGTGGGGCGACGGGCGGCCATGATCTGCGATGCAGATCTCGTCCGGGCTGATCCACTTCTTCGGCAATAGCACGCCGGGGGTGGCTGGCATCGATGGCCAGTATGCCGCGGCCAGGTCATCGATCTGTGCCGCAACTCCTGCTGCATCTCCCCGCCTCCCGACGGCGCGAGGTGGTGCTCCTGAGCTTCTCCCGCGGCACGAGGACGCCTGGGGCAGCAGCCCTGGGTATGGTggcggaggtggccctcttcttcgccggaaatGGTCGGCCAGAGGATGGTGTGGTGGGTCTAACGATCCATCACCGAGTCCCGGCGGCGTGGCCGAAGGCTTGGTAGCCAGCGTTGGCCGAGCCGTGACTGCGGTCACTGCGGGTTGGTGGCATGTTAACACATGGCCATCATGGTTTTCGCCGGTGGAGGGTCAGCCGACTGCAAGGCGTTGCCCATTTGCTTGGTGTCGCTGCTTTGCCTCGGCCGGCCCGGGATGGTCCGCAGCGTTGGGGCCCAACATGAATAATGGTGGCGGTCCTATGGGTCTCTCTTGTGTGAAGATGAAGACCTCCTGAGCCATGTCCGTCTTGATCTGGCCaaagtgatgagttccggaaggctccgccagcgaatgtaacagtgcaccttatgcccggagtttgctggatcaggtGTTATTCGGTCCTCGTGCGCACCTATGATTTTATTCCCACCGTTTggctctggagggagcggcgcaaaGTTCTGTTCTGTGTTGTCATCAAGTGAcattgatccatggtgaagtcagaagaagagaatatcatgaaggttggattggaggactagctaagggaggttccatTCTctacgttgttgagggactttcttggtgttccggacttttcaaaagtggtatgaaagtggggctgGCAACACAGGTTAAGTTCATAGTCCTACCTTTCGGGCGAAAatctaaggtctggccttaattggttatgCCTAGCAATGACTTTGTTGAAGGCAATATTTTGAgaatggggactatcttcagggtgaaaacctaagatcgttgatcggacgatgacggcgctggtgcactgttctcttcttggaggcgtcgcatttGGAGAGTatgaatttcaggtgttgtcttggtgatgGTAGTATTGTTGTTGGTAGGTGCTGGAATAGTGTAGCGgggcttttatttcttagttttctctttttattttttggttgtgtgcatccgtactgccattaggatattacgttgttgcagaggctagatataattggtatcttctgatattaatatattccctttatcgaaaaaaataaaacCTAGTAGGATTTGTTCGTTCGATTTGTATGCATGCATGCGATGCTACCGAAACTGTATAGCTCATGACTGACGATGCCCACGAACCAAAAGGttatgttagggcatctccagcggcgcgacgcaaacggacgctgagcgatcgttttcgtccgccgtgaccggaaatgcgtttgggacctgctccagcggggcgacgcaaagtgaccggaccgtccgcggggacgcaaacctggcccaaatatgcgtcaggtttgcgtctccgcggacgctcggcggtcgcgtggAGCATCCTCCATTTGTTACCCGGCcccgcaagtcagggacagcgaaatcgaccgcttcgatttgcttctttttccccttctttgctgccctactgcgacgccaccaccccaaccccacccgccgccgtcccgccgcagcgccgcagtagtCGCCGTCGGCTCCGTCCTCGCCGCGCGGGAgtgcaggatcgtactcgggcttggctccgccgcgtacctgccgACTGTTTTCGGGCcaaacgctcccggttgcgccgcccttccgtgCCGCCCACGgcatgttcggtcaattgcgtcggtaggtttcttactcgtgttttcggtGCCATTGTGCGTGGCCATTGATCCGCActttgtacccacgcagatggacatgtggcagatggtgaacaagttccgcgcggaggtcgtcgactcctcttccgacgagtagtccgatcagtcgacgcagacattggcaactaccgcggcctccatgatccacgagttcacctcaaacccggggccggagaaccggggctctgtgaaggggcgctccaaaaacctgccgcgcaacagagtggaagggcaggtcCGCCTCCacgaggactacttccacctcaccaatccggtgTTCCCGAAAAAACtgttccggcgccggtacaggatgtcaagggacatgttcttggtcattctacggggcgtcagaaactacgacccctacttccaatgcaggcccgatgcaacaagtgcgctaggcttcacctcctaccaaaaatgattCGCGGCTATTCACATGGTCTCATATGAAATggctgtggatatattcgatgagtatcttcgaatgggtgaaagcacctgccttgaggccatgtacaggttttaccgagccgtgattgccgtgttcggagagtattactgtagggagccaactgttgaggatacaaggcggctcatgtctatcaacgagtctagagggttcccagaaataattggcagcatagattgcatgcactgagagtggaaaaactgtccatttggatggcagggtgcgtacagcgggcatgaggaggaaaaaactgtcattcttgaagctgtcatatctcaagatttatggatttggcattcgttctttggcatggccggttccaacaatgacatcaatgtgttgcaccgatcaccggttttcaaccggctcatgcaaggcaaagctccccgggtgagctatgagatcaatggaaatgcatatgacaagccatattatcttgctgatggcatctaccctgac contains the following coding sequences:
- the LOC124670169 gene encoding 40S ribosomal protein S30, yielding MGKVHGSLARAGKVRGQTPKVAKQDKKKQPRGRAHKRIQYNRRFVTAVVGFGKKRGPNSSEK